Proteins co-encoded in one Quercus robur chromosome 8, dhQueRobu3.1, whole genome shotgun sequence genomic window:
- the LOC126696599 gene encoding uncharacterized protein LOC126696599: MSVASSSTDSLNKVIDEYCDDTSDRSSSNSASDESGGSTDENYSSGAPGLPIEVVQEQLRRASGSQAGSPSNPSDEVETVFSCAVGVHSKTDEQRLIKSLASFDRKWKTKFIFLSGFWAGNPVDVGRDPFPPYTGDLGNLRPEAAKRPSLSKFHRDRVHRARLHTDRSFHSLVTLRRLAKWGLGPEPSDEAIAHEVTVRKRMSTMKENKGKEIAGEGKRPEGMAQDRPEGQTRPTAGDKGKFLPKNIDLEGLPSRRDKRVKQGSSKVVKSKPPQSQPAVQIVDVDSSTPVESTPSKTPPRTPLAKSTTPGSSQPSTNIIESEDLAWECFQTAVKDEDINMCYNMGLKEFEHSGVHDLFKVCQYPSSLFSY; the protein is encoded by the exons ATGTCTGTTGCTTCCTCGTCTACTGATAGCCTTAATAAGGTTATAGACGAGTATTGTGATGATACTAGTGATAGGTCTAGCTCTAACAGTGCTAGTGATGAGAGTGGAGGAAGCACGGACGAGAACTACTCTTCTGGGGCCCCTGGGCTCCCTATTGAAGTCGTCCAAGAACAGCTTAGGAGAGCTTCTGGCTCTCAAGCTGGTTCTCCGTCCAATCCTTCGGACGAGGTAGAGACCGTCTTTAGTTGCGCTGTAGGCGTCCATTCTAAGACGGACGAACAAAG GTTGATCAAGTCCCTAGCTTCGTTTGATAGGAAGTGGAAGACgaagttcatttttctttcaggCTTCTGGGCAGGGAACCCTGTGGATGTTGGCAGGGATCCCTTTCCCCCTTACACTGGGGAcctagggaaccttcgtccagAAG CTGCCAAACGTCCGTCCTTGAGCAAATTTCACCGTGACCGCGTCCACAGGGCTCGTCTACACACAGATAGGAGCTTCCATTCTCTTGTCACGCTTAGACGTCTAGCCAAGTGGGGTTTAGGTCCCGAGCCTTCAGACGAAGCTATAGCCCACGAAGTTACTGTgcgaaaaa GAATGTCAACAATGAAAGAGAACAAAGGGAAGGAAATTGCTGGAGAAGGGAAGCGTCCTGAGGGTATGGCCCAGGATCGTCCTGAGGGTCAGACGCGTCCAACGGCTGGGGACAAAGGAAAATTCTTGCCAAAGAATATTGACCTGGAAGGGCTCCCCAGTCGTAGAGACAAAAGGGTTAAGCAGGGCTCGTCCAAGGTGGTTAAGTCAAAACCTCCTCAGTCTCAGCCTGCCGTCCAGATAGTCGACGTGGACTCGTCCACTCCAGTTGAATCCACTCCGTCCAAGACTCCGCCCAGAACTCCTTTAGCCAAGTCTACTACGCCTGGCTCGTCCCAGCCTTCTACGAACATTATTGAGAGCGAAGATCTGGCTTGGGAATGTTTCCAGACAGCCGTCAAGGACGAGGATATAAACATGTGCTATAACATGGGCTTGAAGGAATTTGAACATTCAGGCGTCCATGACCTCTTCAAGGTATGCCAGTATCCCTCGTCCTTGTTCAGTTATTAA
- the LOC126696598 gene encoding uncharacterized protein LOC126696598 — MGDSQLIMGQVNGTYEAKEERMKKYLGRVMRLVKRFEKADFVQIPREENVEADTIAKEASADESLEKSDEVQYMPSIDVQEVQQVDNRESWMTPIVSYLKDGRLPEEKDEARKVRVRSARYVLMNEVLYKRGFSQPYLRCLTPDEANYVLREVHEGACGNHSGARSLVHKVVRAGYYWPHMQADAKAYVKVCDQCQRFSNVPRQPSEYLTPMVAPWPFAQWELDILGPFPLGIRQMKFLVVGIDYFTKWVEAESLANITQQNVKNFVWKNIVCRFGVPKGIWPNELPGVLWAYKTTVRTPTRETPFKLAYGSDAVIPAEVHMANHRVMMYQDKDNEDQLRLNLDLIDEVRANAEHRATKYKNLMARQYDAMVKSRRFNIGDLVLRKFETMIYFL; from the exons ATGGGGGATTCTCAACTGATCATGGGGCAAGTGAATGGGACGTATGAAGCgaaggaagaaagaatgaagaaataccttGGTAGAGTGATGCGCCTTGTGAAAAGGTTTGAAAAAGCTGActtcgttcaaatcccaagggaggagAACGTGGAAGCTGATACTATAGCAAAAGAGGCCTCAGCAGATGAATCATTAGAGAAGTCAGATGAAGTTCAATATATGCCAAGTATCGATGTCCAGGAAGTACAGCAGGTGGATAACAGAGAAAGTTGGATGACTCCCATTGTATCATACTTGAAGGATGGACGATTACCAGAAGAGAAAGACGAGGCCAGAAAGGTGAGGGTGAGATCAGCTAGATACGTCCTTATGAATGAAGTGCTatataagagaggtttctctCAACCTTACCTTAGATGCTTAACTCCGGACGAAGCAAACTACGTGCTgagagaagttcatgaagggGCATGTGGCAATCACTCAGGAGCCAGATCACTTGTCCACAAGGTCGTCCGTGCAGGGTATTACTGGCCGCACATGCAAGCTGATGCTAAAGCATACGTTAAGGTCTGCGACCAATGCCAGCGATTTAGCAACGTCCCCAGACAACCATCGGAATACCTCACCCCAATGGTGGCACCGTGGCCCTTTGCACAATGGGAactagacattttgggtcccTTCCCTTTGGGAATAAGGCAGATGAAGTTTCTAGTGGTGGGcatcgattacttcaccaaatgggtggaggcagaaTCGTTGGCAAATATCACACAGCAGAATGTGAAAaacttcgtctggaagaacattgtatgcagattTGGAGTGCCAAAG ggaatATGGCCAAATGAATTACCAGGAGTTTTATGGGCATACAAGACCACAGTGAGGACCCCTACAAGGGAGACCCCTTTCAAGTTAGCCTATGGAAGCGATGCAGTCATACCTGCAGAAGTACATATGGCTAATCACAGGGTGATGATGTATCAAGACAAGGATAATGAGGACCAGCTTCGTCTGAACCTCGATctaatagacgaggtaaggGCAAACGCAGAACACAGGGCAACAAAGTataagaacctcatggctaggcagtATGATGCGATGGTGAAGTCTAGGCGTTTCAATataggagatctcgtcctgagaaag TTTGAAACTATGATTTACTTTTTATAG